The following are encoded together in the Lathyrus oleraceus cultivar Zhongwan6 chromosome 3, CAAS_Psat_ZW6_1.0, whole genome shotgun sequence genome:
- the LOC127129643 gene encoding uncharacterized protein LOC127129643 translates to MEQMQKFIKGLKSQTRILLDASAGVTIRQMIELQVNDVIEKMCMNEYRSKSERSINPEIVGMPKGMLAIDTHTALLAQIELVNKNLAERGSYKAKVSQKKLVHKYKAGMFEKFKEILAKLQGLLKGGKHKLTKEHVNMTEKEEMTEPPEVPPKMKDPAEFTIACTIGGLEIQHDLCDLGSSINVISLRKFKELKIGEIIMSNMTLTLVDSSITHPMRIVHDVLVHVNGLTLSAYFMVIDMKYYSRGSVILGRPFLAIGKAKIDMETGEMTLKFNKGNVVFNAYKWTLYVEDLETCYQLEEKGSEVHKRMKNEFSPA, encoded by the exons atggagCAGATGCAAAAATTTATAAAAGGTCTCAAGAGTCAAACTCGCATATTATTGGATGCTTCCGCTGGAGTTACTATCCGCCAAATGATCGAACTACAAGTAAATGACGTTATTGAGAAGATGTGTATGAATGAGTACCGTTCGAAAAGCGAAAGGTCAATCAATCCTGAAATTGTGGGCATGCCTAAAGGTATGTTAGCTATCGATACTCATACTGCTCTTTTAGCTCAAATTGAATTGGTAAATAAAAATCTAGCTGAAAGAGGCTCATATAAAGCTAAAGTGAGCCAG AAGAAATTGGTACATAAGTATAAGGCTGGAATGTTTGaaaaatttaaagaaatattggCAAAACTTCAG GGATTGCTAAAAGGTGGAAAGCATAAGTTGACTAAAGAACATGTCAACATGACAGAGAAAGAGGAGATGACAGAACCGCCGGAAGTGCCACCAAAGATGAAGGATCCAGCAGAGTTTACCATCGCTTGCACCATTGGTGGGTTGGAAATCCAACATGATTTATGTGACTTAGGATCGAGCATTAATGTCATATCGTTGAGAAAGTTTAAGGAATTGAAGATAGGAGAGATCATAATGAGCAACATGACACTCACTTTAGTTGATTCGTCTATTACACATCCAATGCGTATTGTACATGATGTGTTAGTTCATGTTAATGGTTTGACTTTATCTGCATACTTTATGGTGATCGACATGAAATATTATTCAAGAGGGTCAGTTATTCTTGGACGCCCATTCTTGGCAATCGGGAAGGCAAAAATAGATATGGAAACAGGTGAAATGACTTTGAAGTTTAACAAGGGAAACGTGGTGTTTAATGCATATAAATGGACACTATATGTGGAGGACCTAGAGACATGCTACCAATTGGAAGAAAAAGGTAGTGAAGTTCATAAAAGAATGAAAAATGAGTTTTCACCGGCGTGA